One Hippoglossus hippoglossus isolate fHipHip1 chromosome 5, fHipHip1.pri, whole genome shotgun sequence genomic window carries:
- the slc6a11b gene encoding sodium- and chloride-dependent GABA transporter 3, protein MTAEKSGPVVNGKPEDGRDPEGSSSSLDRGDYNERGHWNNKIEFFLSVAGEIIGLGNVWRFPYLCYKNGGGAFFVPYVIFFVCCGIPVFFLETALGQFTSEGGITCWRKICPLFEGIGYATQVIEAYLNAYYIVILAWAIFYFFNCFTTELPWAGCGHYWNTENCVDYYGENATNITNLNATSPVIEFWERRVLKISDGIEHMGGVRWELAMCLALAWFICYFCIWKGPKSTGKVVYVTATFPYVMLLVLLIRGVTLPGALEGIKFYLYPDISRLSDPQVWVDAGTQIFFSYAICLGCLTALGSYNSYNNNCYRDCLMLCCLNSGTSFVAGFAIFSVLGFMAFEQNVPIEAVAESGPGLAFIAYPKAVTMMPLSPLWAGLFFIMLIFLGLDSQFVCVESLVTAVVDMYPETFRRGYRREWLILGMSIVSFFIGLIMCTEGGMYVFQLFDSYAASGMCLLFVAIFESICIGWVYGSDRFYTNIEDMIGYKPVFFIKWCWMILTPGICSAIFLFFLIKYKPLKYNNVYTYPDWGYGIGWAMAMSSMVCIPLGMIWMIWKTPGTFSERIKKLTTPSKDLKMRGKLAALSPYAANDAKLKVDGKISTISEKETHF, encoded by the exons ATGACAGCTGAGAAAAGTGGGCCGGTTGTAAACGGTAAACCAGAGGATGGTAGAGATCCGGAAGGGTCCAGCTCCAGCCTCGACCGGGGGGACTACAATGAGAGGGGCCATTGGAACAACAAGATCGAGTTTTTCCTGTCTGTGGCCGGAGAGATCATCGGGCTGGGCAATGTGTGGAGGTTCCCTTACCTCTGCTACAAGAATGGAGGAG GTGCGTTCTTCGTTCCGTATGTCATCTTCTTTGTGTGCTGCGGTATCCCCGTGTTTTTCCTGGAGACGGCCCTGGGTCAGTTCACCAGCGAGGGAGGCATCACCTGCTGGAGGAAAATCTGCCCGCTGTTTGAGG gtatCGGTTATGCGACGCAGGTGATTGAAGCTTATCTAAACGCGTACTACATAGTGATCCTAGCCTGGGCCATCTTCTACTTCTTCAACTGCTTCACCACCGAGCTGCCCTGGGCTGGTTGTGGACACTATTGGAACACAG AGAACTGTGTTGACTATTATGGAGAAAATGccacaaacatcacaaacctCAACGCAACTTCTCCAGTCATTGAGTTCTGGGA ACGCAGAGTGCTGAAGATATCAGATGGTATCGAGCACATGGGGGGGGTGCGTTGGGAGCTGGCCATGTGTCTGGCCCTGGCCTGGTTCATCTGCTACTTCTGCATCTGGAAGGGACCCAAGTCAACTGGCAAG GTTGTATACGTGACAGCTACCTTCCCTTACGTCATGTTGTTGGTCCTGTTGATCAGAGGAGTAACGCTGCCAGGAGCATTAGAAGGCATCAAGTTCTACCTCTACCCAGACATCTCACGTCTCTCGGACCCTCAG GTATGGGTAGATGCAGGAACACAAATCTTCTTCTCCTATGCCATCTGCTTGGGTTGTCTCACTGCTCTGGGAAGTTACAATTCCTACAACAACAACTGCTACAG GGACTGCCTCATGCTGTGCTGTCTGAACAGCGGCACCAGCTTTGTGGCAGGTTTTGCCATCTTCTCTGTGCTGGGCTTCATGGCCTTTGAACAAAATGTTCCCATCGAAGCTGTGGCAGAGTCTG GTCCTGGTCTTGCTTTCATAGCGTACCCCAAGGCTGTTACTATGatgcctctgtctcctctttggGCCGGTCTCTTCTTTATAATGCTCATCTTTCTGGGCCTGGACAGTCAG tttgtgtgtgtggagagtttGGTGACAGCTGTGGTGGACATGTACCCGGAGACCTTCAGGAGAGGCTACCGCAGAGAATGGCTGATCCTCGGCATGTCAATAGTTTCCTTCTTTATAGGTCTCATCATGTGTACAGAG GGAGGGATGTACGTCTTCCAGCTGTTTGACTCGTACGCTGCGAGCGGAATGTGTTTGCTGTTCGTGGCCATATTCGAGTCCATATGTATCGGCTGGGTGTACG GTAGTGACAGATTCTACACGAACATCGAGGACATGATTGGCTACAAACCTGTCTTCTTCATCAAATGGTGCTGGATGATCCTGACCCCAGGCATCTGTTCT GCGATTTTCCTGTTCTTCCTGATTAAATACAAACCGCTGAAGTACAACAACGTGTACACCTACCCTGACTGGGGCTACGGTATCGGCTGGGCCATGGCCATGTCCTCGATGGTCTGCATCCCCTTAGGGATGATCTGGATGATCTGGAAGACTCCTGGCACCTTCTCTGAG AGAATAAAGAAGTTGACGACTCCCAGCAAAGATCTGAAAATGAGAGGGAAACTCGCCGCCCTCAGTCCTTACGCTGCCAACGACGCAAAACTCAAGGTTGATGGGAAAATATCCACCATCTCAGAGAAGGAGACGCATTTCTAA